The genomic interval CGGGCGAGGCCGAGCCGGGCGTTCGCCGCGTCCAGTCCGCCCGCCCGCCCGACGCCCTGCCACAGCGCCGTCGCCGCGTCGTTGTCGCTGCGTACGATCATCGCCTCCGCGTGCGCCCGCTCGGCGGCGGTCAGACCGCGTCCGGCGTCCCGCGCGGTCAGCAGCAGCGCGGTCAGGATGTCGACCTTCACCACGCTCGCGGTCACGAACTCCCCGTCGTCCGAGGCGTGCGTCTCCCCGTCCGCCAGGTCCAGCACCGCCGCCGACACCCTCGGCCCGTCCGTCACCACACGCTCCCTCCGCCCGCGTCCGAGCGCCCCTTCCACGGCCGCTAAGGTCGGTGACCGTGGCGAACAAGAACATCCCCGACTCCCCCTTCCGCGACGACGACGGATCCGCCGACCCCCGGCTGAGCGCCGCGCTCGCCGCCTGGGCGGAGGACGGCAACGCCGTCCGGCCGGTCCTGGAGGCGCTCAAGGGCGCCCGGCTGCTCGTCCCCGTCGTCGCCGTGCTCGGGGAGGTCGAGGAGGGCGACGAAGAGGGGCGCGAAGCTCCTCGGAAGGGTGGTGGCGGGCGACGGGGGAGCGGACTGCGCCGCGAGAAGACCAGCGACATGGCCGTGCCGACGCTGAGGGCCGGCGGCCGCACCGCGCTGCCCGCCTTCACCTCCACCGACTCCCTCGCCCGCTGGGACCCGGCGGCCCGCCCCGTCGCCGTACCGCTGCACCAGGTGCTCCAGGCCGCCGCGCACGAGAAGGCGGACACGGTGCTCCTGGACCTGGCCGGACCCGTGCCGTTCGAACTGACCGGGCCCGCGCTGCTCGCCCTCGCCGAGGGCCGCACCAGCACCGATCCGCTGGAGGACCCCGCCGTCGTCGAGGCCGTGCGGACCGCCGTCGCCGCCGAGCCCTCCGTCGTCCGCGCCCACCTCGGGCCGGGACAGGCGGACGGCACCCTCGCCCTGGTCCTCGACCCGGCCGCGCCGGTCGCCGAGGCCGCCCGCACGGTGGCCCGGCGGCTCGCCGCCGACGAGACGCTGAGGGCCCGCCTGGTGCGCGGCCTCGACCTGGCGGTCCTGCCGGCCGAGGCGACGCCTCCCGGCGAGCCCCTGTACGTACGTGACTGAGGAAGAAGGGAGGCGCCCCGGCACCGGGGCGCCCGGCCGTCAGCCGTAGACCGCGCCCGTGTACTTCTCGCCCGGCCCCTTGCCCGGCTCGTCCGGCACCACGGAGGCCTCGCGGAAGGCGAGCTGCAGCGACTTCAGGCCGTCCCGCAGCGGCGCCGCGTGGAACGAGCTGATCTCGGTCGCCGAGGCGTCCAGCAGACCGGCGAGCGCGTGCACCAGCTTGCGGGCCTCGTCCAGGTCCTTGTACGTGTCGCCCTCCTCGGTCAGACCGAGCTTCACGGCGGCGGCGCTCATCAGGTTGACGGCGACCGTGACGATCACCTCGACCGCCGGGACCTCCGCGATGTCGCGGGCCATGGCGTCGAAGTCGGGGCTGCCGGGGGTCTCGGGGGTCTCCGAGGGGGAGGTCTCACTCATGCCCCACACGATAGGCGGTGGCGTGCGGCGCCCTCCGGTTAGCCCTTGTCAAGCGATCCTGGTAATCTGGTGGACGACCGGTCGGACCCGTATGCCTCACGGCACGCGAGCCCGGCCCACAAGTGGAGGCTTTCGAACTCCCACCTGGCCGCCCTCAGGGCGGCGGGTCACCGGTCAGGCAGGTCCCGTCCCCGAGTCGGCGACCGGCCCGAAAGCGCGCCCCGCGGTCCCTGCGGCGGTGCTCCGGTAGTTCGAGGAGCCCCGCCTGTGATCGTCCGGGGCATTTTTCGTGTCTCGGCGCGGTTAGGTCTAACGAACACAGACGTTACGCGGCTGTCCGCCAGACCGTCGCGTGGTGCTACCGAGGAGGATCCATCAGCGCCGAGCCCCGCATCAACGACCGGATTCGCGTTCCCGAGGTGCGACTTGTCGGTCCCAGCGGCGAGCAGGTCGGGATTGTCCCGCTTGCCAAGGCCCTGGAGCTTGCGCAGGAGTACGACCTCGACCTCGTGGAGGTCGCGGCGAACGCCCGTCCGCCCGTGTGCAAGCTCATGGACTACGGGAAGTTCAAGTACGAGTCGGCCATGAAGGCCCGTGAGGCGCGCAAGAACCAGGCGCACACGGTCATCAAGGAGATGAAGCTCCGGCCGAAGATCGACCCGCACGACTACGACACCAAGAAGGGTCACGTCGTCCGGTTCCTCAAGCAGGGCGACAAGGTCAAGATCACGATCATGTTCCGTGGTCGCGAGCAGTCCCGGCCGGAGCTCGGCTACCGGCTGCTGCAGCGGCTCGCGGAGGACGTCCAGGACCTCGGGTTCGTCGAGTCGAACCCGAAGCAGGACGGCCGCAACATGATCATGGTTCTCGGTCCGCACAAGAAGAAGACCGAGGCGATGGCCGAGGCCCGCCAGGCGCAGGAAGCCCGCAAGGCGGAAGCGAAGGCCAATCCCGGCAAGTCGCAGAACGCCGCGGACGCGGACAGCGCCCAGGCGGCCGAGGAGCCGGCCGAGGCGTGACTCCCCGGGGCGCGAGCCCCAGGAAGCAACCCCACCAGTACGACGCTCCACCGTGCCCGGTTTCACGACCGGGCACAGGAGCGCCACCGACGAGGAGAGAACGGCGCTATGCCGAAGAACAAGTCGCACAGCGGTG from Streptomyces sp. DH-12 carries:
- the infC gene encoding translation initiation factor IF-3 is translated as MSAEPRINDRIRVPEVRLVGPSGEQVGIVPLAKALELAQEYDLDLVEVAANARPPVCKLMDYGKFKYESAMKAREARKNQAHTVIKEMKLRPKIDPHDYDTKKGHVVRFLKQGDKVKITIMFRGREQSRPELGYRLLQRLAEDVQDLGFVESNPKQDGRNMIMVLGPHKKKTEAMAEARQAQEARKAEAKANPGKSQNAADADSAQAAEEPAEA
- a CDS encoding DUF1844 domain-containing protein; this encodes MSETSPSETPETPGSPDFDAMARDIAEVPAVEVIVTVAVNLMSAAAVKLGLTEEGDTYKDLDEARKLVHALAGLLDASATEISSFHAAPLRDGLKSLQLAFREASVVPDEPGKGPGEKYTGAVYG
- a CDS encoding SseB family protein, yielding MANKNIPDSPFRDDDGSADPRLSAALAAWAEDGNAVRPVLEALKGARLLVPVVAVLGEVEEGDEEGREAPRKGGGGRRGSGLRREKTSDMAVPTLRAGGRTALPAFTSTDSLARWDPAARPVAVPLHQVLQAAAHEKADTVLLDLAGPVPFELTGPALLALAEGRTSTDPLEDPAVVEAVRTAVAAEPSVVRAHLGPGQADGTLALVLDPAAPVAEAARTVARRLAADETLRARLVRGLDLAVLPAEATPPGEPLYVRD